From Mucilaginibacter gotjawali:
TCCGTGGTAACCGCCCCGGTAATTTCGCCCAGGTAATGCAGCGCCTGCTTGATATCCATGGAAAGGAAATCGGAAGTAATGGTATCCATACCGTCCAACACTCTTGCCAGGGCTTCTTCGGTTTTTTGCAGGGCTTCCAGGTGACGGATGTTAGTTACCAATGTTTCATCCCCGGTTAACTTGTCCTTGATAGCGGCACTGTAGATCTGCTGTTTAAGGTCATCGATATGAAGTTTTTCTTTGGCGGAGATGGGGAGGAAGTCCGAAAGTCCGGAAGTCCGAAAGTCCGGAAGTGGATTGGTTTGGGTTGTCAGCAAGTCGATTTTGTTGGCTACGGCAAGCATAGTTATTCCCGGTTTTTGCAGGCTTTCCAGGTCGCTTTTGAGTTCTTCGGCAGTAATTTGGCTGGCGTCGAACAAATAAACCAGCACGGCCGACTGGTTGATCTTTTCCATGGTGCGCGCCACGCCTATTTGCTCAATAGCGTCGGTAGCTTCCCTGATGCCGGCGGTATCGATCAGCCTGAAATTAATGCCGTTAATATTAAGTACCTCTTCAATGGTATCACGCGTGGTGCCGGGGATATGGCTCACTATCGCACGTTCCTCATTGAGCAAAGCATTCAGTAAAGTTGATTTGCCTGCATTTGGCCTGCCTGCAATAACTGTGTTTACGCCCAGCTTTATTGCGTTACCTAATTCAAAAGAGCTTATCAAACTGCGAATTACACGGTTTATCTGAAGTATAAGTTTTTTGAGCTGGTCGCGGTTGGCAAACTCTACATCTTCTTCGGCAAAGTCGAGTTCCAGTTCAATTAACGAGGCAAATTGTACCAACTGGTCGCGCAGCGATTGCAACTGGCTGCTGAAACCGCCGCGCAATTGCTGCAGGGCAACCTGTTGCGATGCTTTGGAATTGGAGGCGATGAGGTCGGCAACGGCTTCGGCCTGGGAAAGATCGAGTTGACCATTCAGGAACGCCCTTAGCGTAAACTCCCCCGCTTTGGCTGATCTTGCTCCTTTTTTGATGAGCAGTTTGATGATCGATTCAATAATATACGCCGAGCCATGGCAGGAAATCTCCACCACGTTTTCCCTCGTGTATGAACGCGGGGCAATAAATAAGGAAACCAAAACTTCGTCTAAAATAATATCCCCGTCAACAATGCTTCCGAAATGAATGGTGTGTGAAGGCTGTTTGGTGAGGTCCTTGCCTTTAAATACGCTTGCCGCGATAGTAATAGCATCCGGCCCGGAAAGCCGGATAATACCAATGGCTCCGGTTCCGTTTGGTGTTGCAAGGGCGACGATTGTTTCGTTGTTGGTCATTGGGTCATTGGGTCATTGAGTCATTGATTTTCGGACAATGATTTAGACCCTTGCGCAAAAGTCGCTATTTAAGCGCAATGTTCCTAAAGTCTCTTTTCAACGCAAAACATATTCAACTATCCAATGACTTAATGACGCAATGACCTAATGACTAAATTAACTAACTTGCGGCCATAAATTATGGTAACTTTTTTTGAAGCTTCGCTCGATACGATCTCTGTGCACCATGTGGGTAACCAGGCGCTTAGTGAAATGTATGCTCTGTCCGATCATCCATTGGAACTGAAGGACGAGATCATCCCCAACCTGTTGATGCAATATTTTTTAAAACCTTTTGAAAAGGCTAACGAAGTTTATCACCTTACCCATAGCAGCGGCAACCTGAGCCTGAATGAAGTTCATCATTTTGCAGCACAGGTTTTTGACGATAAGGAGTACTTTCACAGTGCATCCGAAGGTTTGGCAAAACACCTCTATAAGGTTGCAAATCACCCTAATATAAAAGGCGGGGAGTTATATGTGGTCTACTTTAACAAAGTGCAGATAGAGGGTAACCCGCTGGATGCCATCGGGATCTTTAAATCGGAAAACAAAGAAACTTACCTGAAAGTGTACCCGGATAAAGGCGGTTTCCAGGTGGATTATGAAGAGAATGCCATCAATATCAATAAGCTGGACAAGGGTGTTTTGATATTTAATATCGAAAAGGAAAACGGCTACAAGGTGGTGGTGATTGATAAAACCAATGGCGGCCAGGAAGCTGCGGTGTATTGGAAAGACCAGTTTTTACAGCTAAAGATCCGTAACGACAGCTTTAACCAAACCAGCAATACGCTGGGCATCTACAAAAACTTTGTGACCCAAAAGCTGGATGACGAGTTTGAAATGAGCAAAGCCGATAAGATCGACCTGCTGAACCGCTCCATGAAGTATTTTAAAGAGAAAGATACTTTTGATATGGACGAGTTTACCGGCGAAGTGATTGGCAACCCGCAGGCTATTGAATCTTTTAAAAATTTTAAAAGCCAGTACGAACAGGAATTCGACAGCCCGATATCGGATACTTTTGAGATCTCGGACAATGCGGTTAAAAAACAGGCCCGCGTTTATAAAAGCGTGTTAAAACTGGACAAGAATTTCCACATCTACATCCACGGCGATAAGGAACTTATTGAAAAAGGCTTTGATGACGACAAGCACATGAACTATTATAAGGTTTATTTTAAGGAGGAGAATTAGGTTGGTTGATTAGGTTGAATGAGTTGATTAAGTGGGTGGTTGGTTGGAACAACGTAGATCAAGTTCCGGGCTATGGGTTTCCCATCAATAAAATCCTGCTTTGTTTTTACTAACGAGGCTATTTCAGCTTCTCTGAAAACTTATTCCTCATTAGCGTCAACAGAATATGATAGACCAAACCGATCTAATATTTCCCTCCAAACAGAAAGGTCTTTTTTATTTTGTATGTTGACGGTAAGTGTTGCCATACCCAAATTTACCAAAGATAAATTCAAAATACAATTGTATCATTGTCAAACCGTTGCTGATGCCCCAAAAAAAAACAATATCTTTTTGCCGAAAAATTCGCTAAACTATCATAACCTCCTACCCTTTTTAACCCGTACCATCCTATGAAAAAGTTCTTTATAGTTGCACTACTTATTTTCACCACTTCTGTTTTATCGGCTCAAAAACATTATGCAGTCACTTATGAGCAGTTGAAGGAATATGAAGGCGTTTACGAATATTTTAACCACGCCGTTATAAAAATAGCGGCTTCGCCGGTGGATACTATTTTATATGGCATCATCAATCAGAGCAGTTATGCCCTGCGGCCGGTCGACAAAGATGTTGTGGTAAATAATTTGGGGCAGCGCACCAGGTTTTTACGTAATAGTATGCATGTGATTACGGGCTATGTTACCGGGAAAGATTCGTTTAAGCTGATCACAAAAAATATTTCCTTTCCACAACAGATGTGGTATCCCAGGAGCCCTGCCGATTTGGTAAATTATCACTACAAATATACCATACCACCGGCGTTGAATGACGGCTTACCCACAGGGGATGCTGCAAAGGCAGGCCTTGACACCGCCTTATTAGCCGCCATGATGGACAAAATAGTGACGGCAAAGTACCTGAATGTTCATAGTGTGCTGATCATAAAAGACGGTAAACTGGTGTTTGAGGAATATTTTTATAACTACGGCCGGGATAGTTTACAGGAGCAGCGGTCGGCCACCAAAAGCGCAATTTCGGCATTAACTGGCATAGCCATTCACCAGGGATATATTAAAAGTGTGAATGAAAGGGTGCTGGCTTATTTCCCCGAATATCACTTGAATAATAACTCCGAATTAAAACAAAAGATCACGGTAAAAGACCTGCTGAGCAATCAAAGCGGGCTTAACTATGACGAGGCATACGATAAAGCGGTTGGTAATGAAAATACCATGAGCTATACGGACGATTGGGTAAAATATACCTTAGACCTGCCGATGCTGGATACGCCCGGCACCAGGGGCCGTTACGCATCGGGCAACCCCATTACGATGGCGCGTATTATCGAAAAAGCTACCCATATGCCGCTGCACGACTTTGCGCTGAAAAACCTTTACAGGCCAATGGGCATTACTAACTTTAAATGGAATTTTACGCCTGACAAGCGCGGCGCCGAAAACTATGGCGAGGTATTTTTACGTCCGAGAGATATGGCCAAGTTCGGGCTGTTATATTTAAATAACGGCGTTTGGGACAAGCAACAATTGGTGCCGGCTGAATGGGTTAAGGAGTCGACCAGTAAACAGTCCGTGGTGCAGGGTGTGGATTATGGTTATTTGTGGTGGCTGAAATACCTTGATGCTGATGGCGGGGTAAGGTATAACAGCTTTGCCGCCCAGGGTAACGGCGGCCAGAAAATTTACGTTTTTAAACAGCAGCAACTGGTTGTAGTGATAACCGGCGGAAACTACAATACGCAATCGCCGTCAAACGAATTGGTTAAAAAGTATATTTTACCGGCATTTAATAAACACTGATTTTTTTTTCGGGGATTTCACCGATTTTAAACGCATGATTTCACCGATTTTTAGTTGTGATTGGATTGTTTTTATGTGATTTTAACCGGTTTTTTGATGTTTTTATTGAATGTTCAAATTGTTAAAAAGCCGCAAGTGGTTAATGATGAGATGTATACAAAATAAGCCCAAATGCATACAAAGTGTTCATTTTTGTTTATTTCGAGTTAATAAACTTATTTACAATGATTTACATATAATTTAGTGTTCCCTACTGTTCACCGGTGTTCTTACTGTTCAGGGGTGAACAGTCGGGCAAGCAATTTAACAGGCGCAGTCATCAGCACTTAAAAATGCTCCTCAATCCCCAACGCAAATAGTGCAAAATCGTATTTTACGGGGTCCAGCGGGTCGAATTCCCTGAGCCGTTCGGTGAGCTCAACTGCCGTTTGCCAGTCGGTTTGTTTGCGGGTGATCAGGTTAAGCTTGCGGGCCACCCGGTCAACGTGCAGGTCGCAGGGGATGATGAGTTCAGCCGGTTTAATGTGGTTCCAGATACCGAAATCAACGCCGCAATCGTCTTTGCGTACCATCCAGCGTAAAAACATATTCAGCCTTTTGCAGGTGGACTTTTGTGATGGGGAGGAGATGTGTTTTTTGGTACGGTGAGGGAAATCAGACAGGGAAAAGAAGTACGAACGGAAGTAATTAAGCGATTGTTCAACCGCAAGCTCCCCCTTTAGGGGGCCGGGGGGCATGAAGGCAGCCTCCAGTGATTCATACTTTGAATAATGGTGCCTGAAAAACGAGATGAAATAGAGTGTATCGGTATCATTAAACGTTCGGTGCTTAAATTCCAGTAGCTTTTTAAGGTCGGGTTCTTCGTGATTCATGATGAAATCATAAGGCGCGCCATCCATCAGCTTGATTAATTCGTGGCATTTATTGATGATGGTAACCCGCTGCCCCCAGGCCAGCACGGCTGCCCATAGGCCCATGATCTCTATATCCTGTTGTTTGGTAAACAGGTGCGGGATGGAAACGGGGTCGTTTGGAATAAAGTCAGGCCTGTTATATTGAATGACTTTTGAGTCGAGAAAAGCTTTTATGTTTTCGATCATGTTATAAAAAGTGGCAGTTATTGTCGAAATTGATCGCTACTGCCACTGAAGACTGCTACTATCCTAGTGCCTGTGCTAAATCTTCCAGCAAATCCTCCACATCCTCCACTCCTACGCTTAAACGCAATAGGTTATCTACCACGCCTACTTTTTCACGCTCTTCCTTTGGAATAGATCCATGCGTCATGCTCACCGGGTGATTGATCAGCGATTCTACGCCGCCTAATGACTCGGCAAGGGCAAATACTTTAAATGAAGATGCGATACGATAAGTTTCCTTTAAATCAGCGCCTTTAAGAGTGATGGAGATCATCCCGCCGAAGTCGCGCATTTGTTTTTTGGCTATTTCGTGGTTAGGGTGATCGGTAAATCCCGGCCAGTAGATCTTACCCACTTTGGGGTGCGTCTTCAGGTATTCGGCTATGATGCGGCCGTTTTCACAATGGGCCTTCATGCGCAGGTGGAGGGTTTTGATACCGCGAAGCACTAAAAAGCTGTCCATAGGGCCGGGCGTAGCGCCGCAGGCATTGTAAATGAACCATAACCTTTTATAAATATCCTCGTCATTCAGCATTAAGGCGCCCATTACCACGTCGCTGTGCCCGCCAATATACTTGGTTACCGAGTGCATTACAATATCGGCCCCCAAATCAATCGGGTTTTGCAGATATGGCGAAGCGAAGGTATTATCAACTGCCAGAAGAATATTCTTCTCCTTGCTGATCTTTGCAATCGCTTCAATATCCACAATTTGCATGGTAGGATTGGTCGGCGTTTCTATCCAGATCAGTCTGGTGTTTTCATTGGTGTATTCCCTGATGATCTCCGGATCAGACAGGTTCAGAAAATGAAATTTGATCCCATAATTGGCAAATATTTTGGTGAAGATGCGGTATGATCCTCCGTAAAGATCGTTGCCGGTGATCACCTCATCGCCCGGCTGCAGTAATTTCATCACCGCGTCGGTAGCGCCCATACCACTGGAGAACGCAAGCCCGTATTTCGCATTTTCCAATGCAGCCAGGCAGTTTTCCAACGCGTGGCGGGTTGGGTTGGTACCCCGCGAATATTCGTACCCTTTATTATCCCCGGGCGATTTTTGCCAGTAAGTAGAAGTCTGGTAGATCGGTGTCATCACCGCTCCGGTGGTTGGGTCGGGCTCTTGGCCGGCGTGTATAGCTTTTGTTGCGAATTTCATGGTTGGTTCATAGTTCATGGTTCATAGTTCACGGTTTTTTGAACCATTTTCTATGAACGAGTAATCAAAATTAATAAGCACGAGCGAAAATGACACGCTGCGACGATGGTTTCCCGGTAAGTATACATTTACCATCTTCCTGTTTATTATCCAAAGGTATGCATCTTATTGTCGCCTTGGTTTCATCTTTTATCTGTTGTTCAGTTTCGGGAGTGCCATCCCAGTGCGCCGATAAAAAGCCGGGTTGTTCATCCAGCAAGCGTTTAAATTCATCATAGGTATCTACTTCGGTGGTATTCTCTGTTTTGAATTTTAATGCTTTCTGGTAGATATTTTGCTGAATCTCTTCCAATAATGACTCGATCTTTGCAGACAATCCTTCCTGGGCTACCGTTTCTTTGGTTTTGGTATCACGGCGGGCCAGTTCAACGGTTCCGTTTTGCATATCGCGGCTGCCTATAGCAACACGCAAAGGCACTCCCTTTAACTCATACTCGGCAAATTTAGCGCCGGGGCGATGGGTATCCCTTTTATCAAACTTAACCGAAATATTTTTTGCTTTCAGTTCAGCGGTTAAGCCCTTTACAAAGGCTGCAATATTTTCAAGCTCTTCCTCGTGCTTATAGATAGGCACCACTACCACCTGTATTGGCGCCAGTTTTGGTGGCAATACCAGACCGGCATCATCAGAATGCGCCATGATCAACGCACCGATCAGCCTGGTGGATACACCCCAGGAGGTTGCCCACACATAATCCAGTTTATTTTCTTTGTTGGTGAATTTAACTTCAAATGCTTTCGCAAAATTCTGCCCTAAGAAGTGCGACGTACCCGCCTGCAGGGCTTTACCGTCCTGCATTAATGCTTCTATGCAATAAGTGTCTAAAGCGCCGGCAAAACGTTCATTAGCGGTTTTTTTACCGCGGATTACCGGCAATGCAAGCCAGTTCTCTACAAAATCAGCATAGACATTCAGCATTTGCTCGGTTTCCTCAATGGCTTCTTCGGCGGTTGCATGGGCGGTATGGCCTTCCTGCCATAAAAACTCGGTGGTACGCAAAAATAGACGGGTGCGCATTTCCCAGCGGACTACGTTGGCCCATTGGTTAACCAAAATAGGCAAGTCCCGGTAGGACTGGATCCAGCCTTTATACGTATTCCAAATGATGGTTTCAGATGTTGGCCTTACGATCAGTTCTTCTTCCAGTTTGGCATCTGGGTCCACTATAATATTGCCTTCACCATCATTTTTTAAGCGATAATGGGTTACTACTGCGCATTCCTTTGCGAATCCTTCTACGTGAGCAGCTTCCTTTGAAAGAAATGATTTTGGTATAAATAACGGGAAATAAGCATTCACATGCCCTGTTTCTTTAAACATTACATCCAATACGGCCTGCATTTTTTCCCAAATGGAATAGCCATAAGGTTTAATGATCATACAGCCTTTAACCGGTGAGTATTCGGCCATATCAGCCTTGATCACCAGGTCGTTATACCATTGTGAATAATCTTCGTCTTTACTTACAACCCCTTTGCTCATATAATAATTAATGCTGTTTTTTTGATACCAGCCGCCAAATTTATACATTTAGGCTGTAAGGAGTGTAACTATGTCGGCTAAATTTAAATTAATGTGTTGGTTTTTGCTTAGCGCCTGGTTCGCTACAACAAGAGCTCAAACCACCAAACAGCCAATTGCATCCCCGCGGCTATTAATAATTGGCTCATATTATGCCGCTGATTCCGGAGGAGAGTATGAGGTACTTCGTGCCTTTATTATCAATTATTCCGATGATACATTGAGGTTTTGGGGCTCAAACTGCCAACCAAGTGAGTTTTTTAAAATAACAATTAATGGTTATATGCATTTAGTTGATGAGGAATGCAAAAAGTCAGTTTTTCAGCAAATAGCTATACCCCCACATAGGTCTTTGCTGATTCCTTTAAAGTTAACAGTTTCAAAACAGCCTCATGAATTAATTCAAATAAAAGTGAGCATGAGTTTTTACAAGTGTTACGCATCAAATCATTTTACTGAAGATAGAAAAAATCACAGACCCGAAATATTGACCGATACAATAACACTGAACTATAATAAGGATGGCAATCCCTTTTATGGAAAATCAGATTGGGAAGAACTGAAACAAAAAGAAAAAATAAACCTCCCAACAACGAAACTTTATCTTCTTACTGCAGATGACCTAAAACATTATACGGTAACAGCTGATGTAACTAAAATTACCAAGGCAGATGAAGATGAATACAGTTATACTAAAGAAAAGGTTTTCCAAATACCGGTTACTGTTCATAACAATAGCGATAAGACATTGAGATACTATTCTATGAGTTGTTCGTGGCAGGAGTTTTATCATATTGACAATAAAAATTTGGAGATCGTGGAACCGCCTTGTGACAATAACGTCCCAAAGGAAGTTATCGTTCCTGCTCATTCGGCCCGCACTGATATTGTGCCTTTTATTTACAAAAAAAGCCAAAAAATCAAGCAACGTTTTCGAGTTGGGCTCAATATTAATAAAAATGTGGAAGAGGACCTGTTTGAAGGCTATGATGACGAATTAAGGATATACAACGTCGTTTGGAGCAATGAAGTAACATTCGTCAGCAAATAATTGATGTCCTCGCTCCGATCAGTTGTCGCTTACGGTCCATAATTCACATCTTTGCAATCAACATGGCTATTGCATCTCTAATCAGCGAACAATTTGACGGCGTTATCTGGCGGATGGAAATTGATGAACTAAGTGACACTCTTTTTGTCGAGATCAGGAATGAAGAAGAACGGAAAGTAAGTTTCGCGGCGGTTAGTTTATCAGATGGCACTGTTTTATTTAAAAACATTGCAGCACCAGAAAAATGGCTCACAGGTATTGAAGCTGCATTTGACGGTGTTTTACTATTGCACTTTTATCAATCAGAATCCGGGCCGGCACATAAGGGATTAATGGCTATTGAGGCAGGCTCAGCTAAAATACTATGGAGCAACTACACTTATACGTTTGATTATTTAACCGAAAAAGGCCCTGTTGTTTATGATGTGCGGATCCATCCCAGAAAGTTATTTCTGCTTGATATCAAAACCGGTGCAACAGAACGCCTTTACCAACCGTCTTTGTATAAGGACTTGCAAAATAGTATTGTGCTACCCCATATAGTTTCACCGGAAGAGTTGCCTGTTAAATTAATTTCAGTACATCCGTTTGGAAATAGCACGCATTATCTTGAATACAATAATTTCAGAATTGTATCTTTGCACGCGCTAAAGGGAGGGGAATTAAATCAGGTGCTTTTAGTATTTGACCAGACCATTCCCGGCAGCAATACGATAGTTTATGAAGATTTATTAAATGCCGGCATACAAAAGATGCAGCCAGAGGCGTTTATTATCCATAAAAACAGGTTAATATATATCAAAAACAAGTGCGAACTTAAGGTCTTACCCCTATAAAATATTGATTCAATTTTAATTATGAAATTTAAGCTTTTATTGATCACCGCTTTATCCCTTATCATTTCTACATCTCTTTTTGCCAAACCAGTAATAGATTCAGTTGGCGTAAAAAATAACGATGGCAAGAAGATGATCCTTTTTAAAGTTAAAGCAAAAGATACTTACTACTCTATCGGCAAGCGCTACGGCATTAAACCGGAAGCTTTGATGAAGTTTAACGGCAAAAAGAAAGCTGTTTTGTCAATTGGGACGATTATTGAAATTCCGACAGAGATTCCGTTTAAGAAGACGAGCAAAACAAAGGAAACAGCCGAGGCCCCAAAAAAGGAAACAAAAAAGAAAAGAAGGAAAGGCTTGCCAGGGAGGCGAAAGAAGCCCGCGAAGAAAAAAAACATAAACATTCACCGGACAACAACACGGATGAAACGCCAACAGCGGTTGTTGAGCAACCAGCAAGCCCTGAGCGTGTAGTGCAACAGCCCGTTCAGCAACCTGTTCAGCAATCGATCCAGCAAAACAATACACCTCCTGTACAGTATAAAGTTTCAGCTGGCGAAACGCTTTATGCCATCAGCAAACGGTTTAATACCACAGTTGATGACATCACCAAATTGAATAATTTAACTTCCACAAACCTGGCACCAGGCCAGGTATTGTTGGTGCATACGGGTACGCAAGCAGCGCCGCCACCCACACCACCCGTAATGATTAGGGATACCCAGATAGCCAAACGTGATTCAACTACTGTTGTGCAGGTGAACCAGGATAGCCTTAACAGCGAGCGGCATTTAAATGCAAACCGCTACGGCTTATTCGAAAAGAACGAGAAAGGCGTTGCAACCTGGATGGACGACCCTGGGCTCGACCCCAATAAAAAGCTGGTATTGCACCGCTCAGCTCCAATCGGCACGGTAATAAAACTCACTAACCCAATGACTAACCGCACCACTTTTGCAAAAGTGGTTGGCCGCTTTACCGATAATGAGTCGACAAAAGATGTGATCATTGTGATGACCAAAAGCGTAGCGGATGCGCTTGGGGCATTGGACAAACGTTTTCATGTGGACATCAGCTACGGCAGCCCGAATGAATAAACCGTTTATTATAGGGATAGCCGGTGGCAGCGGCTCTGGTAAAACTTTTTTTTTAAAGTGTTTTCGTGAGCATTTTACCGAAGCGGAGGTTTCCCTCGTTTCGCAGGATGATTATTATATCCCTGTGGCCCATACCATGACCAAAGAGGAAAACATGTTCTACAATTTTGATTTGCCCTCGACTGTCGATCATGAACATTTTAATGATGATATCAATCGCCTTGTAAGAGGCGAAACAATCTTAAAAAAGGAATATACCTTTAATAATCCCGATGTTGAACCAAGGATGCTGGAAATTAAACCGGCGCCTATTTTGATCGTCGAAGGCTTATTTATACTGCATTTCAGGGAGATCGCGTCATCACTCGACCTCAAGATCTTTATCGAGGCTGATGATCATATCGCGCTGCAGCGCCGTGTTAAGCGCGACCTTGTTGAACGCGGTTATTCGCGTGAGGATGTGATGTACAGATGGGTTAACCACGTGGTGCCGGCCTATAATGCATATTTATTACCTTATAAAGGCGAATGCGACCAGGTGATTACCAATAACTCGCACGAAGCGGACGATATTATTTGTGTAACAGAGGAGATTTCGAAAGAATTGAGAAAAAAGATTTTAATTTGAAGATTTGAAAATGTGCCAATTTGAAAATTAAAAACAGAGAGCCCATCTTCAAATTTTCAAATTACCAAATCTTCAAATCAAAAAACCATTTCCGGTATTTCTCCTTCGATAATCAATTTACCCGCTGTAGCCGCTTTTATTTCTTCAACACTTACGCCGGGTGCACGCTCAAGCAGTTTAAAACCACCTTCGGGCAGCACATCCAGCACCGCCAGTTCAGTCACTATTTTTTTGACGCATTTTACGCCTGTTAGCGGCAGGGTACATGCCGGCAATAGCTTTGATTCGCCCGCCTTGTTTACGTGCTGCATGGCCACGATAATGTTGTCTGCGGAGGCCACCAGGTCCATCGCCCCTCCCATTCCTTTCACCATTTTTCCGGGGATCTTCCAGTTGGCGATATCGCCATTTTCAGATACTTCCATCGCACCCAATATGGTAAGGTTCACCTTTTTTGCCCTGATCATCCCAAAGCTCATCGCCGAATCAAATACCGCCGAGCCAGGCAGCATGGTAATGGTTTGTTTGCCGGCGTTGATGATATCAGCATCCTCTTCCCCTTCAAACGGGAACGGCCCCATGCCCAGCAAGCCGTTTTCGGATTGCAGGATCACGTCTACATTTTCAGGTATGTAATTGGCAACAAGGGTCGGTATACCGATACCGAGGTTTACGTAGTAACCGTCTTTTATTTCGCGTGCAATACGCTTCGCAATATCTTCTTTAGTGAGCATGGTTATCTTTTTCTTACCGTACGTTGTTCAATTCGTTTCTCGTAATTCTCTCCCTGGAAAATCCGGTGCACGTAAATGCCCGGGGTATGGATATGATCCGGGTCAAGTTCACCCGGTTCAACCAGTTCTTCCACTTCGGCGATGGTAACTTTACCTGCCATAGCCATCACTGCGTTAAAATTGCGTGCGGTTGCACGGTAAACCAGGTTGCCAAGTCTATCACCTTTCCATGCTTTTACAATGGCAAAATCAGCTTCAAAAGCCATTTCCATTAAATAAGCCTTGCCGTTAAAATTCCGTATTTCTTTGCCTACGGCCACTTCGGTACCAATGCCTGCCGGGGTGAAAATTGCAGGCATGCCATAGCCCGCCGCCATACAGCGGGTGGCTAACGTTCCCTGGG
This genomic window contains:
- a CDS encoding nucleoid-associated protein, whose product is MVTFFEASLDTISVHHVGNQALSEMYALSDHPLELKDEIIPNLLMQYFLKPFEKANEVYHLTHSSGNLSLNEVHHFAAQVFDDKEYFHSASEGLAKHLYKVANHPNIKGGELYVVYFNKVQIEGNPLDAIGIFKSENKETYLKVYPDKGGFQVDYEENAININKLDKGVLIFNIEKENGYKVVVIDKTNGGQEAAVYWKDQFLQLKIRNDSFNQTSNTLGIYKNFVTQKLDDEFEMSKADKIDLLNRSMKYFKEKDTFDMDEFTGEVIGNPQAIESFKNFKSQYEQEFDSPISDTFEISDNAVKKQARVYKSVLKLDKNFHIYIHGDKELIEKGFDDDKHMNYYKVYFKEEN
- the mnmE gene encoding tRNA uridine-5-carboxymethylaminomethyl(34) synthesis GTPase MnmE, yielding MTNNETIVALATPNGTGAIGIIRLSGPDAITIAASVFKGKDLTKQPSHTIHFGSIVDGDIILDEVLVSLFIAPRSYTRENVVEISCHGSAYIIESIIKLLIKKGARSAKAGEFTLRAFLNGQLDLSQAEAVADLIASNSKASQQVALQQLRGGFSSQLQSLRDQLVQFASLIELELDFAEEDVEFANRDQLKKLILQINRVIRSLISSFELGNAIKLGVNTVIAGRPNAGKSTLLNALLNEERAIVSHIPGTTRDTIEEVLNINGINFRLIDTAGIREATDAIEQIGVARTMEKINQSAVLVYLFDASQITAEELKSDLESLQKPGITMLAVANKIDLLTTQTNPLPDFRTSGLSDFLPISAKEKLHIDDLKQQIYSAAIKDKLTGDETLVTNIRHLEALQKTEEALARVLDGMDTITSDFLSMDIKQALHYLGEITGAVTTDDLLENIFSKFCIGK
- a CDS encoding DUF4905 domain-containing protein, which gives rise to MAIASLISEQFDGVIWRMEIDELSDTLFVEIRNEEERKVSFAAVSLSDGTVLFKNIAAPEKWLTGIEAAFDGVLLLHFYQSESGPAHKGLMAIEAGSAKILWSNYTYTFDYLTEKGPVVYDVRIHPRKLFLLDIKTGATERLYQPSLYKDLQNSIVLPHIVSPEELPVKLISVHPFGNSTHYLEYNNFRIVSLHALKGGELNQVLLVFDQTIPGSNTIVYEDLLNAGIQKMQPEAFIIHKNRLIYIKNKCELKVLPL
- a CDS encoding TIGR02757 family protein; this translates as MIENIKAFLDSKVIQYNRPDFIPNDPVSIPHLFTKQQDIEIMGLWAAVLAWGQRVTIINKCHELIKLMDGAPYDFIMNHEEPDLKKLLEFKHRTFNDTDTLYFISFFRHHYSKYESLEAAFMPPGPLKGELAVEQSLNYFRSYFFSLSDFPHRTKKHISSPSQKSTCKRLNMFLRWMVRKDDCGVDFGIWNHIKPAELIIPCDLHVDRVARKLNLITRKQTDWQTAVELTERLREFDPLDPVKYDFALFALGIEEHF
- the proS gene encoding proline--tRNA ligase, translating into MSKGVVSKDEDYSQWYNDLVIKADMAEYSPVKGCMIIKPYGYSIWEKMQAVLDVMFKETGHVNAYFPLFIPKSFLSKEAAHVEGFAKECAVVTHYRLKNDGEGNIIVDPDAKLEEELIVRPTSETIIWNTYKGWIQSYRDLPILVNQWANVVRWEMRTRLFLRTTEFLWQEGHTAHATAEEAIEETEQMLNVYADFVENWLALPVIRGKKTANERFAGALDTYCIEALMQDGKALQAGTSHFLGQNFAKAFEVKFTNKENKLDYVWATSWGVSTRLIGALIMAHSDDAGLVLPPKLAPIQVVVVPIYKHEEELENIAAFVKGLTAELKAKNISVKFDKRDTHRPGAKFAEYELKGVPLRVAIGSRDMQNGTVELARRDTKTKETVAQEGLSAKIESLLEEIQQNIYQKALKFKTENTTEVDTYDEFKRLLDEQPGFLSAHWDGTPETEQQIKDETKATIRCIPLDNKQEDGKCILTGKPSSQRVIFARAY
- a CDS encoding serine hydrolase domain-containing protein; translated protein: MKKFFIVALLIFTTSVLSAQKHYAVTYEQLKEYEGVYEYFNHAVIKIAASPVDTILYGIINQSSYALRPVDKDVVVNNLGQRTRFLRNSMHVITGYVTGKDSFKLITKNISFPQQMWYPRSPADLVNYHYKYTIPPALNDGLPTGDAAKAGLDTALLAAMMDKIVTAKYLNVHSVLIIKDGKLVFEEYFYNYGRDSLQEQRSATKSAISALTGIAIHQGYIKSVNERVLAYFPEYHLNNNSELKQKITVKDLLSNQSGLNYDEAYDKAVGNENTMSYTDDWVKYTLDLPMLDTPGTRGRYASGNPITMARIIEKATHMPLHDFALKNLYRPMGITNFKWNFTPDKRGAENYGEVFLRPRDMAKFGLLYLNNGVWDKQQLVPAEWVKESTSKQSVVQGVDYGYLWWLKYLDADGGVRYNSFAAQGNGGQKIYVFKQQQLVVVITGGNYNTQSPSNELVKKYILPAFNKH
- a CDS encoding cystathionine gamma-synthase is translated as MKFATKAIHAGQEPDPTTGAVMTPIYQTSTYWQKSPGDNKGYEYSRGTNPTRHALENCLAALENAKYGLAFSSGMGATDAVMKLLQPGDEVITGNDLYGGSYRIFTKIFANYGIKFHFLNLSDPEIIREYTNENTRLIWIETPTNPTMQIVDIEAIAKISKEKNILLAVDNTFASPYLQNPIDLGADIVMHSVTKYIGGHSDVVMGALMLNDEDIYKRLWFIYNACGATPGPMDSFLVLRGIKTLHLRMKAHCENGRIIAEYLKTHPKVGKIYWPGFTDHPNHEIAKKQMRDFGGMISITLKGADLKETYRIASSFKVFALAESLGGVESLINHPVSMTHGSIPKEEREKVGVVDNLLRLSVGVEDVEDLLEDLAQALG